The Ptychodera flava strain L36383 chromosome 16, AS_Pfla_20210202, whole genome shotgun sequence region TGGCTTGCAATTTTTTAAAGGCAGGCAGCTATGTGTCTGAAAGGACAACTGCGAAAGCAATATATCAAGATAACCATTCTCGGTACGATGTCCATGCTTTCGCCAAGTGAACATTACTACAATGCAACTGGACTTAGGTGACCATTAGTTTGGCAAATGGTCACATTGGATATCTttattaaaatttacatttagttctataatatacaatgaaaacaataattcaATCAGTGAAATTGCAATTCAAGAAACATTTACAAAGTCGCAAATTTACGATTATTATTTCCCTGCTctgtttttattcaaaattgccgccttGGGCAGGAGCGATGACAAAGCCAAAATGAACACGTAATCGGTCATCCACGACGGCAGAAATCTGAATGCATAGCAAGGTAATATGGTGTTGAAGAATTCACCGATGAGGTAACGGTGTTTTGGGTGCTTCGCTAGGATGGCCTCGGACATTGCGCAGATCACCGGGCTGGAGTTGTCACTCGTCTTCTCACGACTTTGCCCGAGAAGATCGACATGGGCATCGAAGTATTCTCTCCCGTAGTGTCGCTTGGTGGCGTCTTCCATGCCGGCCCACACATCTTCTGCGATTCGTTTCAGCGTATCTTCAACACCGAACGCTATGTTGGTTGCCCTGGCGTACCAGCCCGGCTGAATCAAACATACCTGACGGTGTGAATCAACAAATATCAGAAAGTGAAAAAGTAGCGCAAATAACGATTGTATGTGGTCCCATGTGATCAATAAGTCTGCTGCACCAGTTGAAATACGAAACATAATAGAGAGGAGTTTCAAAGAGGAAGACATTTCTCCTCAAATGAGACTTTGGTCCAAGAaatttaaatatgcaagtttcacaaatatttaaccAAATCGAAAATCAAACCACCCTAAGGCACCTGCATTAaatgagagagacagacagagagacagaaaaaGACAGAAAGTGAGAGAGAGTGAGTTTGGCACTGGAAATTTAAATACGGAAGTTTCACAGACATTTACCAAAATCGAATCAAACAACTCTATGGCAACtacaagaaataaaatatatatctaCTCATGTGTATGTGCACGTGCGTGCGTTTGCGCGCGCGTATGTGTAAAGTACGAGCAAGAAGTCATTTCTGTTGGTAAGAGGCATACcaaaattgcacatgttttttgaaacattttacacGCAAATCAACATTCGGTATAAGGTGTAAATATGATCTTTGGATGTGCAGCTGTACTTTCCATTCCCAAAAAATACCAATCTTTgccgttttaaaaatttttcCCCTGAAAGATGAGAGCTTGCAATGAGAACATCAactgatgatggtgatggtctGTAAAGAAGtcggtgatggtgatgatgatgatgacaatgatgatgatgatgatgacgacgacgacgaagatgatgacgatgatgatgataatgatgatgatgatgatgacgacgacgacgacgaagatgatgatgatgatgatgatgatgatgatgatgacgacgacgatgatgacgacgacgacgatgatgatgatgatgatgatgatgatgacgacgacgccgacgatgatgacgatgatgacgatgatgatgatgatgatgatgatgatgatgatgatgatgacgatgatgatgattatgatgatgattatgatgatgcaTGGCGATTCTGATTGTGGTGGTAATCATGATAACACAGATAATGTGACTATCGCAAAGTGTAATACCATAGTACAGTGGTCAACATACCTTTACTCCCCACTGGTGCATTTCGTATCTCAAACTATCGCTAAAAGATTCTATGGCATATTTTCGACATGCAGTAGGTGGCGCCGGCCGGCACGGTGAACATTCCGCTCATGCTCCCCACGTTGACAATACGACCTGTAGAACGACACAAAataatttcttaaattttctttcattctgTTACAGTCACAATCGCCTCGACTAACGCATGTTGTCGCAGTGTCACCCCAAAATGCTAGGTCGTCGTCACTGTCACTGACAGGAAATCTACTAGAGCTGTAACACTGAACGAATTCAGCATGGTGGTCCCTGGACCGGTGTTCACGGAAATAAGGCGGTCCAGCGGTCTGGTCTCAAATTTTGAATTCATTTATATTCAATATCCTATCGGTCGAAGCAGTGAAATGGCTAGATTAATAGTCCGAGTTAACTTATGGTTCAAGGACAAAACTCTTCAGACATCCACCCAGCGGATACTTATCCTAACCCTAGCCAAACCTGGTAGTGATGAATGTCCGGGGTGTCCGTGTTGCAACCAAATACCCGTACCGAGGACAACAGGGTTTGCAAACTCTTTGTTTGCAGTGTTCCATTTCTAAAGGGTGGGTCACTAGATCTTTAGAGAAGTTGGTCAGGGTGCCGACAATTTTCCTTcgcaaaatttgaagaattaCTTTGTTTGAGATTATTGCGACGCAGGTACATTGTATCTtactattttttcttttttcatcttCATGGGGTTATTTGTTATCAAAAATCAACTTGGCATCAAAAAATATTCCAGTTATTTTTGCTCGGTAGATTTCCCGTCATTTTTGACAACCCCTCACAAGAACTAATGTCATTCCATCCTCAAGCTCTTATTTCTGAAAGTGTAGATCATTTCAGATATACTATCGTCTGCTGAATTCAATTTGTACAAAAGCATATGAATGGCACAATGGTATcacgcgggggggggggttgataTACCCACAGCCCCTATCCAATGTCAGATTGATATCATAACAATGGAACAGAACGGTATACCTTTGGCTTGTCTGATGAGCGGGAGGAATGCCTTCGTAACCCTAACCATGCCATAAACGTTCACTTCGGCAACCTCCTTGAAAATGTCGACTTTTGCCCATTCGATCTCACCCCATCTCCAAATCCCTGCGTTGTTGACGACTGCCCATAGACCTGTATATCGGACACGATTAGAGATGCCTTCTTAAAGATCACGGCTCGGAGAACGTCTGAATTCACTTGTGTGTAGACTTTATgacttatatacatgtatatcgaGAAAATTAAGCGATAACTACTCCCTACGACGGATACCAGATTCTGACCAGCcccttcatatatgcactcgctatcgcttgtgcatatatgaagtgaaccgGTCAAACCCAAGAGTATACCCGTTGCTGACGTGGTTTATTGCTGTTAAAGGGTATaagtaaattgaaattctggtgtgaaACATTAAATACGGGAGTTGTCCCTGACTGAGAGCTCGCCAACTTTATTACATGGCGCATATCGCACTCTTACTTTAACGTCTCagccaatcagatcgctgtatttccGCCATTGATATAATGGGGGAAAGTAGCGATCAGGAAGGAAACTGATAGAAAGGTGAAGAGGAGAAAGCAATTACATTGTGATCGCTATTgctcatataatatatatatattatatatatatatatatatatatatatatatatatatatatatatatatatatatatatatatatatatatatatatatatatatatatatatatatatatatattacatatatgaAGGAGACATCATGCGTAGATAAATTTGCACATCGATAGATACAGGTAGACAAGGAAATAAATAGGTACGAAATCGATGGATGTATCAGGTATTTTCTAGGGATGTAAACAAGAGAATATAATGATATGTCTTGTCTTGCCTTTAGATTTGTCCGGTAAACTGTCCTCCACAATTTTCTGAGCAAGGCGGACAGAATCGTCGGACGTCACGTCTATGGGGACAATCTTGAGAGATCTCGAACAGAGTGACCTCAACTTCTGAGCGCCGTCTCCACCTGGCGAAACAAGGGTCAAAACAATATGTACGGTATTGGATTTTTGGCAGAGCAAGAGGCTGCCATAAAATAGGGGAGAAACGGCAATCTCATACGATGTCATGCTGATGTTTCACGTCAATGGTCTGGAAGTGCAGAAAGAAAAAGTACAGTGTTTAAAATGCACTCTCATTTGCTGAAACTGATAACGCGCAAAAACGTGTGCAAGCTTTGTGCGCATAGTTTTGAACACGCCACGTTTACGACCGCCATCTCAAGGTTCGACCAAACAAGTCAAGTACCTTTAGCTCCAATACGGTCACCGTTGCCTTGTAATAAAACAGCGAGAAAACAACTCTGAACTTTGGTGAACTTTTCAAGAGTCAGAGTCCACTTTTGGATCCATTGTGGTTCGATGGACGACCTGGAATATTTGACTTCCCGCCATGAACGATAAAGGTTATTGCTGAAAATTACTGAGGTGGTGTGAAACTGTACACCTGTCAAAACTCAATGCCAAAGTCAAGGTCGGGAATGTGCGTCCCCTGGTTAAGAGGCGCACGCACAATAATTTTACCTTTTGATTACACAGGTAACATATATGTTCTATCATGGAGCTAAAATTAGAACGCTAGTGTTAGTAACTGGTCGATTGGACCTCTTACCGACTGGCCCCTGGCGAAGGACTATAATGgtgtgtatgtacatataccagGGGTTATGATATCCTTACCTTCTATCAGACAGCCAGCAAAAACGGTCAAGCCAAGTTTATCGAGACGACATGCTAGCTGATGACCGAACCCAGAGTCGCATCCGGTGATGAATACTGTCCTGCCGTCAACCGGGAGCATTTCTACAGGAAAACATTTTAGGATAATATAGCAGCCAAAAGTAGCAGCGATAACAAAATTGTCTTGTTAGCGGCGGTCAGGTCACAGCCCAGCCCAGGTAAGGACAACGGTTCTGCACTGAGTATTGCGATGCCGACTGCAGCAAATGAGAAAATAACTAGCTTGTGTTTGATTCCCATTATGACATAGGTGTCCGCTCAGTGCTTCTTCAGATTCACTGTACCGTAAACTACAGTCTGCCGTTCCACTTGTCACTTGTCGAGGTATGTACGGCTTTTAGGTCTATCCACAACAATAAGAATATCGCCCTGATCGGTTGACCATGCGAGCAGACCCTTTGTTTGTCCACGGATTAAGTGTGAGGTTCCAACTATACAGATTCACTGCAGATTTCTCAAGTTCCGACAGCCCTACGCTTTGTTGATCAGCGTACCGTTCCACACTCTGCGACGACGGTCACTTCTGAACAAGCGGGTCAAAGGTTTAAAGGTCAGTCTCTGGCTTTGCTGACATGACTGGTATCTTTGTACACGGGCATGTTACAATGTCTAAAAACGCAATCTGTACTCTAGCGTACGTGGCATATTCATAACATTTTCCGCTGCTTCAGTGGAGGTGAACGGCAAACAATGAACATTGTCACCTTGGATGCccgcaaaagaaaacaaaaaggtCGTTCACCCCGAGAAAATAAAGCCCCGACCTCATTAAAACAAAGGTAAATAAATGGTCCCAGTTGGCAATTCTTCAAAACTTGGCAACTGAAAGGTACCGAGGTAACCGTTAAATCTTTTCACCTAGTCTAAAATTAAGACTATGAAAGCGTGCAACTTCAAACTGTGCTTCTGACACTGTAAAGTGTAGGCCTAAAtcacagttacgagtgtagtgatacatagcggccgccgcgtagtatgcataGAATATTATCCTATTATTCTatactacgcggcggccgctatgtatcactacactcgtaactgtggcCTAAATGCATGTCAAGATATCGGTGACAGATATCAATCTCTATTCTTTGTTAGATGGGGTTGAAAATGATGAGGCGGATAGGTGGAAATatagttttctgaaaagtaaTACTTCCTATCACGGAACCTCCACAAAACCGTGTTCCTATCCATTGAAGCTCGTCCTTGTCGGTCAAAACCATGGTCTTGGATGTCTTAGGCAAAGATATACATGCCTATCTACACATGGACAACACAGAGAATGGATTTGTTATTACGATAGGTAAGAGGGTTTAGTAAGGGATTCTTTTTGGATGTGGAATAGGCATAACGATGTCCTGGGAACGATGTATGTATCTAAAGATTGATAAAAAAGAAGATGTTGGTTGGCTTGATGGTTTACAGACTTTACGAATAGTACTGTAAAAGACCCAATAGTTTATATAAGTAGAttgtgttaaatctaacatgAACATACCTATATAAAAGTCCTCAACTGATATTGATTTAGTATTACCTCCAGAGTTagatttggttcaagtcggtgaatttctaaaacaAAATCTTTTGAAATAGTTTCtattgtgtctctcctatttcatacaaacctatttggaattttgcagcccaggccaggttttccttgcgattaattgaacgcgttacctttgagtctgcgcagtatagtgagtcagtttctgccggattcaccgggAGAAACAACCCTgcatagcgttcaccccactcatcgggTTCACCCCATTCAAACATTCATAAATCAtagacttgaacaaagtctacTCCAGAGTAGATTATCACCGATATTAGCAGCCACTCCTACAATATGAAAAGTCTGAGGATGTAAGAATTTTAGAGTATAAGCTCGGTACTTCGATACGGTGATTCAGATAtactttttgagaataaaaGTGTAGTAAAATCTAACACATTCCCTAACGT contains the following coding sequences:
- the LOC139114976 gene encoding D-beta-hydroxybutyrate dehydrogenase, mitochondrial-like, yielding MHQWGVKVCLIQPGWYARATNIAFGVEDTLKRIAEDVWAGMEDATKRHYGREYFDAHVDLLGQSREKTSDNSSPVICAMSEAILAKHPKHRYLIGEFFNTILPCYAFRFLPSWMTDYVFILALSSLLPKAAILNKNRAGK
- the LOC139114036 gene encoding D-beta-hydroxybutyrate dehydrogenase, mitochondrial-like; this encodes MLPVDGRTVFITGCDSGFGHQLACRLDKLGLTVFAGCLIEGGDGAQKLRSLCSRSLKIVPIDVTSDDSVRLAQKIVEDSLPDKSKGLWAVVNNAGIWRWGEIEWAKVDIFKEVAEVNVYGMVRVTKAFLPLIRQAKGRIVNVGSMSGMFTVPAGATYCMSKICHRIF